One window from the genome of Bufo bufo chromosome 4, aBufBuf1.1, whole genome shotgun sequence encodes:
- the LOC120997552 gene encoding hemoglobin heart muscle subunit alpha-type-like produces MALSDAEKAALEPLFVKIDADAEKIGGEAMESLFQHHPDTKSHFTHMDVTPGSQDLKTHGGKIIHAINDALSHYGKLQENLATLRELHTNKLKLSVDSIKLLCGCLLEVIVKHFPDVDKSACEKFLNEVAVALISS; encoded by the exons ATGGCGCtatcagatgctgagaaggcggcTTTGGAGCCCTTGTTTGTGAAGATTGACGCTGACGCTGAGAAGATTGGAGGTGAAGCCATGGAGAG TCTCTTCCAGCACCATCCAGACACCAAGTCCCACTTCACTCACATGGACGTGACCCCCGGCAGTCAGGATCTGAAGACGCATGGAGGGAAGATCATCCATGCCATTAATGATGCCCTCAGCCACTATGGAAAACTGCAGGAGAACTTGGCCACACTGCGGGAGCTGCACACCAACAAGCTGAAGCTCAGTGTGGACTCCATCAAG CTGCTGTGTGGTTGTCTCCTGGAGGTCATCGTCAAGCATTTCCCAGATGTGGACAAGTCGGCCTGTGAAAAGTTCCTCAATGAGGTTGCAGTTGCCCTGATCTCCAGCTGA
- the LOC120997551 gene encoding hemoglobin heart muscle subunit alpha-type-like, which yields MALSDAEKAALEPLFVKIDADAEKIGCEAMESLFQHHPDTKSHFTHMDVTPGSQDLKTHGGKIIHAINDALSHYGNLQENLATLREMHTNKLKLSVDTIKLLCGCLLEVIVKHFPDVDKSACDKFLNEVAVALISS from the exons ATGGCGCtatcagatgctgagaaggcggcTTTGGAGCCCTTGTTTGTGAAGATTGACGCTGACGCTGAGAAGATTGGATGTGAAGCCATGGAGAG TCTCTTCCAGCACCATCCAGACACCAAGTCCCACTTCACTCACATGGACGTGACCCCCGGCAGTCAGGATCTGAAGACACATGGAGGGAAGATCATCCACGCCATTAATGATGCCCTCAGCCACTATGGAAATCTGCAGGAGAACTTGGCCACACTGCGGGAGATGCACACCAACAAGCTGAAGCTCAGTGTGGACACCATCAAG CTGCTGTGTGGTTGTCTCCTGGAGGTCATCGTCAAGCATTTCCCAGATGTGGACAAGTCGGCCTGTGACAAGTTCCTCAATGAAGTTGCCGTTGCCCTGATCTCCAGCTGA
- the LOC120997553 gene encoding hemoglobin heart muscle subunit alpha-type-like yields MALSDAEKAALEPLFVKIDADAEKIGGEAMESLFQHHPDTKSHFTHMDVTPGSQDLKTHGGKIIHAINDALNHYGSLQENLATLREMHTNKLKLSVDTIKLLCGCLLEVIVKHFPDVDKSACDKFLNEVAVALISS; encoded by the exons ATGGCGCtatcagatgctgagaaggcggcTTTGGAGCCCTTGTTTGTGAAGATTGACGCTGACGCTGAGAAGATTGGAGGTGAAGCCATGGAGAG TCTCTTCCAGCACCATCCAGACACCAAGTCCCACTTCACTCATATGGATGTGACCCCTGGCAGTCAGGATCTGAAGACACATGGAGGGAAGATCATCCACGCCATTAATGATGCCCTCAACCACTATGGAAGTCTGCAGGAGAACTTGGCCACATTGCGGGAGATGCACACCAACAAGCTGAAGCTCAGTGTGGACACCATCAAG CTGCTTTGTGGTTGTCTCCTGGAGGTCATCGTCAAGCATTTCCCGGATGTGGACAAGTCGGCCTGTGACAAGTTCCTCAATGAGGTTGCAGTTGCCCTGATCTCCAGCTGA